The Candida albicans SC5314 chromosome 5, complete sequence genome includes a region encoding these proteins:
- the TRR1 gene encoding thioredoxin-disulfide reductase (Thioredoxin reductase; regulated by Tsa1/Tsa1B, Hap43; induced by nitric oxide, peroxide; oxidative stress-induce via Cap1; induced by human neutrophils; stationary phase enriched protein) yields MVHHKVTIIGSGPAAHTAAIYLARAEIKPTLYEGMLANGIAAGGQLTTTTDIENFPGFPNGIGGSELMEKMKEQSQRFGTEIITETISKVDFSKRPFKLWTEWNEDAEPITTDAVIIATGASAKRMHLPGEDTYWQQGISACAVCDGAVPIFRNNPLAVIGGGDSACEEAIFLTKYASKVFLLVRRDVLRASTIMQKRVTNNEKIEVLWNTEALEAKGDGKLLKSLRIVNNKTKEEKDLQVNGLFYAIGHIPATKIFADQLKTDEAGYIQTTPGTASTSIEGVFAAGDVQDKIYRQAITSAGSGCMAALECEKFISEQEA; encoded by the coding sequence atgGTACACCACAAAGTCACTATTATTGGATCCGGTCCAGCTGCCCACACTGCTGCTATTTACTTGGCCAGAGCAGAAATTAAACCAACTTTATACGAAGGTATGTTGGCTAATGGTATTGCTGCTGGTGGTCAATTGACTACTACCactgatattgaaaatttcccAGGTTTCCCAAATGGTATTGGAGGATCTGAATTGATGGAAAAAATGAAGGAACAATCACAAAGATTTGGTACTGAAATCATCACTGAAACCATCTCCAAAGTTGATTTCTCTAAAAGACCTTTTAAATTATGGACTGAATGGAATGAAGATGCAGAACCAATCACTACTGATGCCGTTATCATTGCTACTGGTGCCTCTGCCAAGAGAATGCATTTACCAGGGGAAGACACTTATTGGCAACAAGGTATTTCTGCCTGTGCTGTTTGTGACGGCGCTGTTCCAATTTTCAGAAACAACCCATTAGCTGtgattggtggtggtgattcAGCTTGTGAAGAAGCCATTTTCTTGACTAAATATGCTTCTAAAGTGTTTTTATTGGTTAGAAGAGACGTTTTAAGAGCTTCGACAATTATGCAAAAGAGAGTTACcaacaatgaaaaaattgaagtaTTATGGAACACTGAAGCTTTGGAAGCTAAAGGTGATggtaaattattgaaatcattaagaattgtcaacaacaaaaccaaggaagaaaaagatttacaaGTCAATGGGTTATTCTACGCCATTGGTCACATCCCAGCCACCAAGATTTTTGCTGACCAACTCAAGACCGACGAAGCTGGTTACATTCAAACCACTCCAGGAACAGCTTCTACTTCCATTGAAGGTGTGTTTGCAGCTGGTGATGTTCAAGATAAAATTTATAGACAAGCCATTACTTCTGCTGGTAGTGGATGTATGGCTGCTTTGGAAtgtgaaaaattcatttcCGAACAAGAAGCTTAG
- a CDS encoding iron-sulfur cluster assembly protein (Ortholog(s) have role in iron-sulfur cluster assembly, tRNA wobble uridine modification and cytosol, nucleus localization): MVQLLHSIKAHNDKVWSVSVHPTLPIIATASTDKSTKLYKLSARQKFPLVAKLEDTHKRSIRSVAFKPPLGGADTPKSDFLDLPALAAGSFDSTISVWGIDEPDVEYDIEEVIANQKEILTSPNNEWNLMAIIEGHENEVKAVDWNFQGQYLASCSRDKTVWIWETDPETLEEFECVAVLNDHSQDVKNVSWHPSMNILASSSYDDTIRIYQQDIAGDEWSCVGILNGHEGTVWCSKFESLKSPIADSSVLRLVSASDDLSVRIWVAKREQEDDEQAKLELPSSIRHTNEMVWEVESVLPSVHKYPVYSVAWSALTGKIASAGSDGKIVVYSETEKGKWVIDSIHEGAHGVHEINCVIWAQLDDENEILVSAGDDGYVNLWKI; this comes from the coding sequence ATGGTTCAATTACTACACTCTATCAAGGCACACAATGATAAGGTTTGGAGTGTTTCTGTCCATCCAACATTACCAATAATTGCCACAGCATCTACCgacaaatcaacaaaactATACAAACTTTCCGCAAGGCAGAAATTCCCATTAGTTGCCAAATTAGAAGATACTCACAAAAGATCAATACGCTCTGTTGCATTTAAACCTCCATTAGGTGGTGCTGATACTCCTAAACTGGATTTCTTGGATTTGCCGGCATTAGCAGCTGGTTCTTTTGATTCCACAATTAGTGTATGGGGTATTGATGAACCCGACGTTGAATATGACATTGAAGAAGTTATTGCTAATCAAAAGGAAATTCTTACTAGTCCTAATAATGAATGGAATTTAATGGCAATTATAGAAGGTCATGAAAATGAAGTGAAAGCCGTTGATTGGAATTTTCAAGGTCAATATTTAGCTTCTTGTTCAAGAGATAAAACAGTTTGGATATGGGAAACTGATCCGGAAACTttagaagaatttgaatgtGTGGCAGTATTGAATGATCATTCACAAGATGTGAAAAATGTTTCTTGGCATCCATCAATGAATATATTGGCCAGTTCTTCTTATGATGATACTATTAGAATCTATCAACAAGACATTGCTGGGGATGAATGGTCATGTGTTGGTATTTTAAATGGACATGAAGGTACTGTTTGGTGTTCTAAATTTGAAAGTCTTAAAAGTCCAATTGCTGATTCAAGTGTTTTAAGATTAGTTTCTGCTAGTGATGATTTGTCAGTAAGAATATGGGTAGCAAAAAGAGAGCAAGAAGACGATGAACAAGCTAAGTTGGAACTTCCAAGTTCGATTAGACACACAAACGAAATGGTATGGGAAGTAGAATCTGTTTTGCCTTCTGTTCACAAGTATCCGGTTTATTCTGTGGCGTGGTCTGCATTAACTGGTAAAATTGCTAGTGCTGGCTCCGATGGGAAGATTGTTGTGTATTCAGAAACTGAAAAAGGGAAATGGGTGATTGATTCTATTCATGAAGGTGCACATGGAGTTCATGAAATAAACTGTGTTATCTGGGCACAACtagatgatgaaaatgaaatattagTGAGTGCCGGAGACGATGGATATGTGAATTTATGGAAAATATAG
- a CDS encoding oxidoreductase (Ortholog(s) have oxidoreductase activity, role in cytochrome c-heme linkage, mitochondrial membrane organization and extrinsic component of mitochondrial inner membrane localization) — protein sequence MLRFRQIRLSPIYKSRLINFRRFNSTNSKKPKAEEEDNNNNNDKSLQQHNVPARQDDKTDVGSFKIKPATSRSAPAPMENTGIEQLMHKDNKPYIPKLQHKRVSFEYPNLPNQDEYTNLVEKPKSITRWTRYIPKILTVIVLVWSGYTYHVWMTDTEEGEDSSDLLNPNEFHKFIVTHKEKIDDDHYIIELTPKFSYWEYSHGTDPEGKSLWNGDKFWSVEIKQPDINVVRSYTPLPLYYLKSEYTRSGEREPLLKVINPEIDEYDKHGTMCLYIKRYNDGEVSRYITDRNIGDELELRGPNIEFKFPYHPLHKLHKRPIFKDLPSKVEADNMIETVKRVNNLPDVDNIVFYAAGTGIAPILQVLFSKKPYLGHVDIHYSARHPGELGILQRFLFFLDKLDRINITYHYDDDDDDDEPKTILNAKDINPPGIPNYITPKTLEEKSKFLTGDEIEQLRLQKEQQDQQNEKSLVGSDMMTKLVQKPEDRGEVFESGLHQASKTIQIPKKPASLAIVCGPDGFIDYVAGAKDLVRNKQGPVNGLLGDKKWDNSNVYKL from the coding sequence ATGTTGAGATTTCGCCAAATTAGATTATCTCCTATTTATAAAAGTCgattaatcaatttccGTAGATTCAACTCAACAAACTCGAAAAAGCCCAAggcagaagaagaagacaacaacaacaacaacgataAATCTTTGCAACAACATAATGTACCAGCTAGGCAAGATGATAAAACTGATGTTGGATCATTTAAGATAAAACCAGCAACATCAAGATCAGCACCTGCTCCCATGGAAAATACTGGTATTGAACAATTAATGCATAAAGACAATAAACCATATATTCCCAAATTGCAACATAAAAGAGTATCATTTGAGTATCCCAATTTACCAAATCAAGATGAATATACCAATTTAGttgaaaaaccaaaatcaataactCGATGGACAAGATATATACCCAAAATATTGACAGTGATTGTATTAGTATGGTCAGGTTATACATATCATGTATGGATGACAGATACTGAAGAAGGTGAAGATAGTtctgatttattaaatccTAATGAATTCcataaatttattgttactcataaagaaaagattgatgatgatcattatataattgaattgactCCCAAGTTTTCTTATTGGGAATATAGTCATGGAACTGATCCAGAAGGGAAAAGTTTATGGAATGGGGATAAATTTTGGTCAGTAGAAATTAAACAACCCGATATTAATGTCGTTAGATCTTATACTCCATTACCGCtatattatttgaaatcGGAATATACTCGATCGGGTGAACGAGAACCATTATTGAAAGTCATTAATCCTGAAATAGATGAATATGATAAACATGGAACAATGTGTCTTTATATCAAGAGATATAATGATGGTGAAGTTTCAAGATATATTACTGATCGTAACATTGGTgatgaattagaattaaGAGGTCCtaatattgaattcaaatttcCTTATCATCCTTTACATAAATTACATAAACGTCCAATTTTCAAAGATTTACCATCAAAAGTCGAAGCTGATAATATGATAGAAACAGTTAAACGAGTAAATAATTTACctgatgttgataatattgtATTTTATGCAGCTGGGACCGGTATTGCCCCAATATTACAAGTATTATTTTCGAAAAAACCATATTTGGGCCATGTTGATATTCATTATTCTGCTAGACATCCAGGTGAATTGGGTATTTTACAAagatttttgtttttcttggaTAAATTGGATCGAATCAATATTACTTATcattatgatgatgatgatgatgatgatgaaccGAAAACCATTTTAAATGCTAAAGATATTAATCCACCGGGTATACCAAATTATATTACTCCCAAAACTTTGGAAGaaaaatctaaatttttaactggagatgaaattgaacaattaaGATTACAAAAGGAACAACAAGATCAACAAAATGAGAAATCTTTGGTTGGTTCTGATATGATGACAAAATTGGTTCAAAAACCAGAAGATAGAGGTGAAGTTTTTGAAAGTGGATTACATCAAGCAAGTAAAACTATTCAAATTCCTAAAAAACCCGCCAGTTTAGCTATTGTATGTGGACCTGATGGTTTCATTGATTATGTCGCTGGTGCAAAAGATTTGGTTAGAAATAAACAAGGTCCAGTCAATGGATTATTAGGAGACAAAAAATGGGATAACTCCAATGTATATAAACTATAG
- the PEP12 gene encoding SNAP receptor (Predicted target membrane receptor (t-SNARE) involved in vacuolar transport, endocytosis, and secretion; required for biofilm formation in RPMI-1640 and for virulence) codes for MSFNTPFSEDLERTATNDSHRYKDYPEFDSLSTSIEKQLHYINSELLSSIRSDLAKFEKDKTDTSLSESLSGQFRKTTDAFKKVNKFVKSLNASIVTTEREHEDVETINYLKQKEAIQIKLIRDSLANFNNFQKRFELCQTTQLPEDGTNLSETEPGSIQQSQQQVQITYEPINAEELEQQTLLIQEREREIHQIQQDTQEINDIFSNLSSIVNEQQFQIDSIENNIFSYSSNAREASNELRRAERYQKRSSGRLLCCFMILVAIASFIILIGLIF; via the coding sequence ATGTCTTTTAATACCCCATTTAGTGAAGATTTAGAAAGAACAGCTACAAATGATTCCCATAGATACAAAGACTATCCGGAATTTGACAGTTTATCCACAAGCATAGAGAAGCAGTTACATTATATCAATTCGGAACTCTTATCATCTATACGTCTGGATTTAGCAAAATTCGAAAAGGATAAAACCGATACTAGTTTGTCTGAAAGTTTAAGTGGCCAGTTTAGAAAAACCACCGATGCATTTAAAAAAGTGAATAAGTTTGTTAAACTGTTGAATGCATCTATAGTGACAACAGAACGAGAACACGAGGACGTGGAAACAATAAACTATCTCAAACAAAAGGAAGCGATCcaaataaaactaataaGAGACAGTTTGgctaatttcaataattttcaaaagagATTTGAATTATGTCAAACGACCCAGTTGCCCGAAGACGGGACCAACTTACTGGAGACAGAACCTGGATCCATTCAACAACTGCAACAACAGGTTCAAATCACTTATGAGCCCATTAATGCTGAAGAGTTGGAACAACAAACATTGCTTATTCAAGAGCGTGAACGTGAAATacatcaaattcaacagGACACacaagaaattaatgatattttcaGTAACTTGTCCTCCATAGTGAATgaacaacaatttcaaattgatagTATTGagaataatatttttagttATAGTTCCAATGCAAGAGAAGCATCAAATGAGCTTCGTAGGGCAGAAAGATATCAAAAAAGATCTAGTGGAAGATTGTTATGTTGCTTCATGATACTTGTTGCTATAGCatcatttataattttaataGGGTTGATTTTTTAG